The following are from one region of the Nicotiana tomentosiformis chromosome 7, ASM39032v3, whole genome shotgun sequence genome:
- the LOC117276080 gene encoding uncharacterized protein has product MIVIPFGDKRNSYVRWQFLSSVPCVLPLSGHVSCRIFPCTRRRRETREEARKKVCVTSGIKWPIVPDGGVKELILLGGGGGRCLAGSCVFDPSRNLFGHLDLTILPAGANVLQDRKEFVPFWASYIRQVHLSESFDIDVHPGLSPAARVTPYLDFSYQFESLMELASHAISEYNEKECNVYKYKVLKIEKVNTLQTAYYCYYMTVEVLYLTLATPIETFQIDVAKHVFNHNIVILCCRPKEEVIT; this is encoded by the exons ATGATCGTTATTCCTttcggtgacaagcggaatagctATGTTCGGTGGCAATTCCTATCTTCTGTTCCATgtgtccttcctttaagcggCCACGTGTCATGTCGTATTTTTCCCTGTACAAGGAGGAGGAGGGAAACCCGAGAAGAGGCTAGAAAAAAAGTTTGTGTGACGTCGGGTATAAAGTGGCCAATTGTTCCGGATGGAGGCGTAAAGGAGTTGATACTgttaggaggaggaggaggacgaTGTTTGGCCGGCTCTTGTGTGTTTGATCCGTCACGCAATCTTTTTGGACACTTAGATCTTACTATTTTGCCGGCTGGCGCTAATGTTTTGCAGGATCGCAAAGAGTTCGTCCCATTTTGGGCCTCATACATCCGTCAGGTTCATCTATCCGAG TCTTTTGACATTGATGTCCACCCTGGTTTGTCTCCTGCTGCTCGAGTAACTCCATATCTGGATTTCAGTTACCAGTTCGAGTCACTGATGGAACTGGCTAGCCATGCTATCAGCGAATATAATGAAAAGGAGTGCAAT GTTTACAAATACAAGGTCTTGAAGATTGAGAAAGTGAATACTCTTCAGACGGCATACTACTGTTATTACATGACTGTGGAAGTCTTATATCTCACTCTAGCTACTCCTATCGAAACTTTCCAAATCGATGTTGCCAAACATGTATTCAATCATAATATAGTTATCCTTTGTTGCCGGCCTAAAGAAGAGGTAATCACCTAA
- the LOC104093379 gene encoding organic cation/carnitine transporter 4-like, with product MSKSSALSTNQQDGGDLRSPLIPPAADGYSKPKKVTMDQMLEKYCGEFGWWQLRHFVLTSLAWALEGIHTMVMIFSDREPGWRCSTSRGCGSTAKSVCDLEPGSWEWFGGIGSSTVSEFGLICGQKYRVGLVQALFFAGCMIGAGVFGHLSDSKLGRKGSLTIVCILNAIFGCITAFSSDYWTYTLFRFLSGFSTGGTGLCSFVLATEPVGQSWRGVAGMSTFYFFSTGIAALSAIAYFFQLWRSLYIASSVPSVLFVILVLPFLHESPRWCLVRGKVDEAMKIMHKIAISNGKHLPDGVLLALDSEVNNDDAPHSQSESKLEPDTKEALNGSLLDVLRFPLTRFRLFLAVAINFFCSVVYYGLSLNAVNLGTNLYLNVALNAVAEMPAYLITALVLDRLGRKPLAIWTMWFSGAFCLAGSLMKGYGTWKIVRMVCGVLGIFGMAGSYNLLFVYSMELFPTVVRNAALGCATQASQMGAILAPLVVVLGGGIPFAVFGACGIAGGLLVMYLPETLNRPLYDTMAGMEEAEAEKPCILA from the exons aTGTCAAAATCATCAGCTTTATCAACAAATCAACAAGATGGTGGAGACCTCCGGTCACCGCTCATCCCGCCGGCGGCGGATGGATATTCAAAACCGAAGAAAGTAACGATGGATCAAATGTTGGAAAAATACTGCGGCGAGTTTGGGTGGTGGCAATTGAGACATTTCGTGCTAACGAGCTTGGCTTGGGCGCTGGAAGGGATTCACACCATGGTCATGATTTTTTCGGATCGTGAACCCGGGTGGCGGTGTTCGACGAGCCGCGGGTGCGGTTCAACGGCTAAAAGTGTGTGCGACCTTGAGCCAGGGTCTTGGGAATGGTTCGGTGGAATTGGAAGTTCTACGGTATCGGAGTTTGGATTGATATGTGGACAGAAATACAGAGTTGGTCTTGTCCAAGCCTTATTTTTTGCTGGCTGCATGATCG GTGCTGGAGTATTTGGACATCTCTCAGACTCCAAATTAGGAAGGAAAGGCTCCCTCACAATTGTTTGCATCTTAAACGCCATCTTTGGTTGTATAACAGCATTCTCTTCGGACTACTGGACCTACACCTTATTCCGTTTTCTTTCCGGTTTCAGCACCGGCGGCACTGGCCTTTGTTCTTTTGTTCTTGCCACTGAACCCGTTGGCCAGTCCTGGCGCGGCGTAGCAGGAATGTCCACGTTCTATTTTTTCTCTACTGGGATAGCCGCTCTCTCTGCCATTGCTTATTTCTTCCAGTTGTGGCGCTCTCTTTACATTGCTTCTTCAGTCCCATCTGTTCTGTTCGTTATCCTCGTACTTCCTTTCCTCCACGAGTCACCTCGCTGGTGCCTCGTTAGAGGAAAGGTAGATGAAGCCATGAAGATCATGCATAAAATCGCCATATCAAATGGCAAACACCTTCCTGATGGCGTTCTTCTTGCACTCGACAGTGAAGTGAATAATGATGATGCTCCTCATTCTCAATCCGAATCAAAGCTGGAACCCGATACCAAAGAAGCGTTAAACGGATCCCTTTTAGATGTACTAAGGTTTCCTCTAACGCGATTTCGGTTGTTCTTAGCTGTGGCTATTAACTTCTTCTGTTCCGTTGTCTATTACGGGTTGAGTTTGAATGCTGTCAACCTTGGAACCAATCTCTACCTGAACGTTGCTCTTAACGCAGTGGCTGAAATGCCTGCCTATCTTATAACCGCATTAGTTTTGGACAGGCTTGGTAGAAAGCCATTAGCAATATGGACAATGTGGTTCAGTGGAGCTTTTTGCTTGGCAGGAAGCTTGATGAAAGGTTACGGAACGTGGAAAATTGTTCGAATGGTTTGTGGAGTTTTAGGTATATTTGGTATGGCTGGGAGTTACAATTTGTTGTTCGTGTATTCGATGGAGTTGTTTCCAACTGTGGTGAGAAATGCAGCATTAGGATGTGCAACTCAGGCGTCGCAAATGGGGGCAATTTTGGCACCCCTTGTGGTTGTTTTAGGGGGTGGCATACCATTTGCAGTGTTTGGAGCATGTGGAATAGCTGGAGGGTTACTGGTAATGTACTTGCCTGAAACCTTAAACAGACCATTATATGACACAATGGCTGGAATGGAAGAAGCTGAAGCAGAGAAACCATGTATTCTAGCTTAA
- the LOC138895555 gene encoding uncharacterized protein, with amino-acid sequence MAKSSTGETPFPLVYGAEALIPVEVGETTLRYFQANEESNNEAMLINLEPIEERRDLAHVRMEAQKQRMERYYNRRANLRYFKVGDLVLRKVTQNTRELNADKLGLTWEGPYRVSAITGKGSYKLENRNREKLPNNWNVAHLKRYYC; translated from the coding sequence ATGGCCAAGTCAAGCACGGGAGAAACCCCTTTCCCCCTTGTGTATGGCGcagaagctttgataccggtggaagtaggggaaacaaccttaaggtatttccaggcgaatgaagaatcgaacaacgaagcaatgctaatcaacttggagcCGATCGAGGAAcgtagggacttggcgcatgtcaGAATGGaggctcaaaagcagagaatggagagatattataatcgaagagccaacctccgttatttcaaagtaggagacttggtcttgaggaaggtaactcaaaacacTCGGGAACTCAACGCGGACAAGTTAGGCCTAACATGGGAAGGaccttaccgggtttcagctatcactggaaaaggatcatacaagttGGAGAACCGAAACAGAGAGAAATTGCccaacaactggaatgtggctcacctcaaaagatattactgcTGA